One Phoenix dactylifera cultivar Barhee BC4 chromosome 8, palm_55x_up_171113_PBpolish2nd_filt_p, whole genome shotgun sequence genomic window carries:
- the LOC103709766 gene encoding hypoxanthine-guanine phosphoribosyltransferase, with amino-acid sequence MGSDANIERVLWTEEEISGRVAELASQISDDFRGSPVPVVVVGVATGAFLFIADIVRKITLPVAVDFIRAESYGSGTESSGVPRISSDLKIDIGGKHVILVEDIVDTGNTLSSLISHLETKGASSVSVCTLLDKPARRQVHFKLVGEGKFYRGFECPDYFVVGYGMDYDELYRNLPYVGVLRPEVYK; translated from the exons ATGGGTTCCGATGCCAATATCGAGCGGGTCCTGTGGACGGAGGAGGAGATTTCCGGCCGCGTCGCCGAGCTCGCCTCGCAGATCTCCGACGACTTCAGGGGGTCCCCGGTCCCTGTAGTCGTCGTCGGGGTCGCCACGGGGGCCTTCCTCTTCATCGCCGACATCGTGAGGAAGATTACTTTGCCCGTCGCTGTCGACTTCATCCGGGCCGAGTCGTATGGGTCGGGGACGGAGTCCAGTGGCGTTCCCAGGATCTCCAGCGACCTCAAGATCGATATCGGCGGCAAACACGTGATTTTG GTTGAGGACATTGTAGACACAGGAAATACCCTATCCTCTCTTATTTCACACCTGGAAACAAAAGGAGCATCTTCTGTATCTGTTTGCACTTTGCTGGATAAACCTGCAAGAAGGCAAGTTCATTTTAAGCTAGTGGGAGAGGGAAAATTTTATCGAGGTTTTGAG TGCCCAGATTATTTTGTCGTTGGCTATGGCATGGATTATGATGAACTTTACAGAAACCTGCCTTATGTTGGTGTCCTTAGACCAGAAGTGTACAAATGA